The Cuculus canorus isolate bCucCan1 chromosome 5, bCucCan1.pri, whole genome shotgun sequence genome window below encodes:
- the C5H14orf132 gene encoding uncharacterized protein C14orf132 homolog, with protein sequence MDISFMAAQLPVMGGAFMDSPNEDFSTEYSLFNSSANVHAASSMQNPPEETSRSSNDAILLWIAIIATIGNIVVVGVVYAFTF encoded by the coding sequence CTTCCTGTTATGGGAGGAGCCTTTATGGACTCACCCAACGAGGACTTTAGTACAGAGTACTCCTTGTTCAACTCATCAGCCAACGTCCATGCAGCTTCTTCCATGCAGAATCCACCAGAAGAGACATCCCGTTCTTCAAATGATGCCATATTGCTATGGATTGCAATAATAGCAACAATTGGAAATATTGTGGTTGTGGGAGTGGTGTACGCCTTCACCTTCTAG